The nucleotide sequence CGAGACCTTATCACTTGGCTGAAATATACTTCTTATTACTGAAACCACCTTTGTCTTCTCGTTTGAAAGGTATAATTAAACCAAGCAGGAAGGGGTAACGATATGGAAAGAAATCAAGCCGCTCATATACCACCAATAAACGCCAGCCTTCATTTGTTAGACCCTACAGGTATTTCGCCTTGGCGCATCAGATCGATAAAGGCTCGTGCTAAGTCTCCGAGGTCTGCAGATGTGCTATAGCGCTTCTCGCTCATCTGCTGAAGCCATAACTCACGAGAGCGGTGTGTGCCGCAGCGATACAGGTCGATTTCGTAGGTATTGCCTCTCATTACTGGAAAGTCCAGGGTAGTGTAAGGTGACTTTTTGCGGAGACGCCACTTGCCCCATGTTTTGTGGCGCTTTGGTTGGTAGTCTGGCCCTATTACTATCAATTGAGTCTCCGGCTGGCGTCCACGTTTGGTTAATTGGCGCGCTGTCTGCCAATAGGGGGAAAATGGCACTCAGGACATTGCCGGGGCGGTCTCACCTGGCTTGGCACCCATTTGTGGTGGCATCTCATACCCTCTCGGCATGCAATCTCGGTTTCTGTACTCATGGCATTATTCATTTTATTATATGTCTATGGCATATACTGTCAATACCTGCGCCGAGATATACAGTCTCAGGGTATTTTTGAGGGCAACTACCAACAGGGGGTCGGAAACGCTAAAAATAGGTAATTAGTAAGAATTGAGCGGTGCTAAGCGATAAGGAGCTATACTAGGCGCTGGGGAAACCGGAGGACATTGCCAGCGCAGTGCTCTTCCTGGTCTCGGACGCCGCCGGGTACATAGCAGGGTTTACACTCTTGGTCGATGGGGGTCTGCTTCTCGGCCGCGGCTGGAAGCGCTTAGGGTAAGATTAGCAGTAAGTAACGAAAGGGAAGGCCATTGCCTCCCCTCTTAATATCAATGAAATTATCATTTCATCAAATTGTTCACTCAGAGCTGGATTTGAGATGAAGGAATACGAAGATGAGACATTTCCTATGTTTTGCTGGTTAGAGTACGTGATATAATTTATTTACTGTGAACATTCTATTCATAGACGATACTGAACAGTTGAAGAAACAATATGTGGGAATCGGCGGAGTGATTTTCCACGATGGTTATTTAAATAACTTGTTTAGTCTATTTAATCAGAAGAAAGTATTGCACGGTATTCCCCCCAAAGAGGAAATCAAATGGTCTCCATCCAAGAATAGTTGGATAGGGAAGAACCTTATTGATGATAATAGAATTTCAGCCTACTCCGATATTCTAGACTTGGTGAGGTCATTTAATGGCAAAATAATAGTTGCTGTAGTACAGAGAGGCGAGTCAAAGCAAAGCTTAATAGAAGCGAAATAGAAGTGTATAGAATTTATCACTGAAAGATTCCAATTCTATCTTCAGGCTCAGGAGGATAGAAAAGGTCTTATCATAGCGGATTTTCCTGGGAGTGGGAAGGAAGAGAAGAAACTTCTACAGGATTACTATCAGCTCTTAGAAAAGGGAACAAAGTACGTAAAACCATCAAACATAGTTATGAACCTATTAACAACAGAATCCCATTTAAACCCGGCTCTTCAAGTTGCGGACTTGGTTGTAGGCATTACAACAGGAATGTGCACCCCTCAGAGGAACTATGCTCTTCCCTACTGGGACATAGTTAAGCGCAATCTTCATCGCAGTCAGAATGGTGAAGTAATGGGTTGTGGATTAAAAGTCTTCCCCAATGAAATCATTCGAGAAATACATGCGACACTCTTTCCTGAAGAGGTAGAAGATTTGGAGGAGAGTTACGAAGAATATATAGAGAGAATGAGGCATATTTATAGCGTACTCATGAGTGAAGATGAACTGGATATATACTTTCCTCGCCCCTAGTAGACAAGTTTGGTGCTGCACAGAAAGCCATTGTGTATCATATATCAGCGCAGCAAAGTGAACAATCCACAGTATCGTGGATTTAAACGACGTGAAAGAAGACTCAAGCCTCTCCGCTACATCTGCTGCGGGGCGCTCATGCCCATTAGACTAAGGGTGCGAGCGAGAACGATCCGGGCGGCCTCTACCAGCTTGAGGCGTGCCCCGGTGAGCGCCTCGTCGTCGGAGACGACGCGGCACTTCTCGTAGAAGTTGTGGAAGACGGTTGCTACGTCCATCGCGTAGTAGGGAAGGTGCTGGGGCTCCAGTGTTGTAGCCACCAGCTCCATCACCTCCGGTAGCTGGAGCATCTTTCTTATCAGGGCCAGCTCGGGGTCACTGGTAAGCAGGGAAACATCCCCCCCGCTGTAGTCGATCCCCCTCTCCTCTGCCAGGCGCAGGATGCTGGAGATGCGGGCATGGGCATACTGCACATAATAGACCGGATTGTCCGCCGACTGGCGCTTCGCCAGCTCCAGGTCGAAGTCCATCTGGCTATCGGCGGAGCGGGAGAGGAAGAAGAAGCGACAGGCATCGACGCCCACCTCATCCACCAGCTCCCGAAGGGTGATCATCTCCCCGGTACGCTTCGAGACCTTGAGCACCACATCCCCGCGCTTCAGGGTAACCATCTGAGAGATGATGACCTGGAGCCTCTGCGGGTCGACTCCCAGGGCAGCGATAACCGCCCTCATACGGGAGACATGCCCCTGGTGGTCGGCACCCCAGATATCGATCACCCTGTTGAAGCCCCGCTCGATGAACTTGTTATAGTGATAGGCGAGGTCGGAGGCAAAGTAGGTGGGAGAGCCATCGCTCCTCACCAGCACATTGTCCTTATCCTCGCCCAGGGCGGTGGAGGAGAACCAGATTGCCCCCTCCTTCTCCACGGTATAACCTTTCTCCTCAATGATGGACCTTGCCCTCCGGTATTGACCGTGCTCAAAAAGGCTCTTTTCGCTGAACCACTCATCGAAGGTGACCCCCAATCGCCCGAGGTCGGAGGCGATGGCGGCGATTACCTTCGCCGCTCCGCGCTCGCCTAGCTCCGCCGGCTTATCGAGGAACCTCTCCCCCTCCTCCTCGATTATCTCCCTGGCGATATCCACCATATAGTCACCGAAATAGCCTTCTGCAGGCATGGGGGCATCTCTCCCCAGCGCCTGCTGATAGCGAGCATAGAGAGATTGATAGAAGGCATCCATCTGGCTACCAGCATCGTTAATGTAGTACTCTTTCACCACTTCATACCCCGAGGAAGCTAGCACATTTGCCAGGGCGCTCCCCAGGATGGCACCCCGGCCATGCCCCACATGAAGGGGGCCGGTGGGATTAACGCTCACAAACTCCAGTTGCACCCTAACACCCTTTCCCAGGTCGATATTTCCGTACCACTCGCCGGTATTCAAGATAGCCTCCACCTGGGTGGTGAGCCAGTCGCTTCTCAGGGAGAAATTGATGAAGCCCGGCGGCACCACCTCGATGCTCTCGCACTGAGGGGGACACTGGATCAGGCCGGCGAGGTTCCGGGCGATGATAAGGGGGTCCATCCCTGCCGCCCGGGCCAGTTTCAGCGGTAGGGTCGAGGCATAATCGCCGTGCTCCGGATTCTGGGGGCGCTCCAGCACGATCTCGGGCATGGCGATGGGAGGAAGCAGATTGCTCCGCTGCGCCTCCAAAGCCGCCTTCTCCAGCAGCATTGCCAGCTTGTCTTTTATCATGCCTCCCCCATACCGTTGCCATCCCCCCATAGCCGGGCCACCTCCCCTTTGAGCAGTCGGTGCTCCTTACGGGAGAGATCGGGATCCCGCTTAAACAGGCCAATCGCCTCGCTGCGGACAAGCTCCAGTAGCTTCATATCGGAAAGCTTAGCCATCTTGAGATCGGGAAGCCCGCTCTGCCTGGTGCCGAAGAACTCCCCGGGCCCCCTGAGCTCCAGGTCCTTCTCGGCGAGCGCAAACCCATCCTGAACTCGCTCCAGAAGGGACATGCGTTCTCTTCCCTCGGGCGACGGGCTCTCGGCAACCAAAATGCAGTAGCTCTGCTGCTCCCCCCGCCCCACGCGACCGCGAAACTGATGAAGCTGCGCCAGGCCAAAGCGGTCGGCGCTCTCGATAAGCATCACCGTGGCATTGGGGACATCGATGCCCACCTCCACCACCGGTGTCGCCACCAGAATATCAAGCTCACCCTGGCGAAACCTCCTCATCACCCCCTCCTTCTCCTCGGCCTTGAGCCTGCCATGCACCAGCCCCAGCCTGAGGTCGGGGAACACCTCCCCGGAGAGTCGCTCATATTCGCTGATCGCCGCCCTGGCCTCGATATAATCAGACTCCGCAACGAGGGGACAGATGATGAAGGCCTGGCGTCCCTCCGCGATCTCCTTATGCAAAAAGCGATAGGCCTTCTCCCTCTCTTCAGGTTCGAGACACCTGGTCTTAATTACCTGCCTCCCCTGGGGAAGCTCATCGATCACCGATAGGTCCAGATCGCCATATAGTGTAAGCGCCAGGCTACGCGGGATGGGGGTGGCGGTCATCACCAGAAGGTGAGGGGTTGGCCCCTTCTGGCGCAGCGCGGTGCGCTGCATCACGCCGAAGCGGTGTTGCTCATCAACGATGGCAAGCCCCAGTCGCTCAAAATCCACCCCCTGCTGAATCAGGGCATGGGTGCCTATTACAATATCCACCTTCCCCTCCGAGATGGCCCGATGCACTGCCTTCTTTTCGCTCTGTTTCATACTTCCGATTAGCAGGCCCAGGGTGATGGGACAAGGGAGCAGGGAGGTGAATTTTCTGAGACCACCCGCTACCTCCTCTTCATGACCTGCCTGGGCCAAAAGGGCGGAAATATACGCAAAATGCTGTTCCGCCAGTATCTCGGTAGGCGCCATGAAGGCCCCCTGGTTGCTACTGGCTACCGTAGCCAGTAGCGCGGCGATGGCCACCACCGTCTTGCCGCTGCCCACCTCCCCCTGGAGCAACCGGCTCATCGGCCTAGCTTCAGCGAGATCGGCAAGGATCTCCCCCAGCGCCCGCTTTTGAGCCCCGGTCAGGGCGTAGGGAAGGGAGCTCATAAAGGCCTCAAGGATCCCGTCAGCGGGCTCAATTTGGGGCGCCGCGCCGCCCTCCTGCCAGCCTCTCCTACTGGAGAGCACCCCTAACTGGATGAGAAATAGCTCATCGAAGGCCAGCCTCCTTCGAGCACGATGCTTATGCTGCTCGCTCTCGGGATAGTGAGCCTGCTTTATCGCCTGGGGAAGTTCGAGGAGCTTGGCCCGCCTTCTCACATCCCTGGGAAGGAAATCGGGGAGGCGCGGTGCCCAAAGCTCCACCGTCTCCTTAACCAGCCTTCTCACCACACGAGGACTTAGCCCCTCGGTGAGGGGATAGAGCGGGATGAGCCGCCCAGTATGGGTCAAGTCCTCGCTCACCAGCAGCTCGTACTCTGGCGACTGGAAAACCTTTACCCCCTTATAGAGGCTCACCTTGCCGCTCAACACCAGTTGAGAGTTGGTACGCAGATTCTTGGCAAGATAGGGCTGATTGAACCACACCACCCTCATGTTGCCGCTCTCATCGCCAACGATGGCCTCGGTGGAACGCCTGCCGCCGATGAGGGCCTCCCTGGCCTGCCAGACGGCAGCGACTACAGTCTGCTCCTCGCCCACCCTAAGCTCAGCGATGGTCTCCCGCTTGCTGTAATCGATATGGCGCCGGGGAAAGAAGTAGAGCATATCACGCACTGTCTGGACACCCAGCCTGCGGAACCTGGGCATAAGCTTGACGCTAAGCCCCCTGATGGTGGTGATAGGTGCATCCAGGCCCGGGTCTGCTTCCGCTATTTTTACCCCAGGTGCTGGCTCACCCGGCCCCTCATCCTGATTCCCATCCAGCCAGCGCAGCACGCTACTTACCCATTCCGCCCGCTGCCCGGTATCCAGACTGGCATAGCTCGAGGATAGTAATTGCCGGGGAAGTTCACCCGCCGAGCGCTCAAGGTAGCGATCCAGCCCCCCGGACACGGCACCATCCCCATAGCCTTTCTTCCGCTCCAGCTCCAGGATCTTTCGAAGCGTGGCCAGTTCCAACAGTATTACTCCACGGAAAGGATGTAGTTGTAGTGGGGTTGACCACCGTGGATCGCTTCTACCTCAAGGTGAGGGTACTTCCGACGAAGCGCTTCAGCGATCCCATCGGCCTCAGCGCCCGCGGTATTGGCACCATAGTAGATGGTAACCACCTCGCATTGCGATAGATCGATTTGGAGAAGCACCTCACTGACCAACTGGGGAATGTGATCTCCCACCCCTACCAGCTCCCCATCGAGGAAAGCGATGGCCTGCCCGTCTTTCATGGCGAGGTCACCGAACCTTGCGGCGCGCACCGCAGTGGTCACCTCCACCGTCCGCACCTCCGCTATCGCCTCTTTCATGGCAGCGACATTTGCTTCTAGATCTTCTGCTTTGTCGAAGGCCAGGAGCGCCGCTACTCCCTGGGGTATCGTCTCTGTAGGCACTATCTCCACCCTCTTTGCGCTAAGATTGCACGCCTGCTCCGCGGCAAGCACGATATTGGGGTTATTGGGCAGGAGAATAACCTTGTCCGAGGGCACCGATTCCACCACCCGCAGCAGTTCCTCAGTGGAGGGGTTCATTGTCTGTCCCCCCGAGACAACGGCAGTGACCCCGAAGCTTCGAAATACCTCCCCTATCCCATTACCTGATGCCACCGCTACGGTAGCGATCTCGATCTGCGGTGGCTTCCCAAGAGCGGTAAACTCCTCATGCTGCTCATCTATGTTTTGCACGTTCACCTGGCGCAGCGTGCCCAGTGAGGTGGCGTAGCTAAGGGCGGCGCCGGGGTCGAAGGTGTGGACATGGGCTCTCACTAAATTCTCATCCTCCACCACCAGCACGGACTGCCCGATAATCTCCAGTTGCTCTCTAATCTGGTTCGGGTTGAGGTCTCGACCCTCGATGATAAACTCGGTACAGTAGCCATAGGCTTGCTCCGCCGCCGGGACACTAAACCCAACCTGCCCGGCGGATACCGGCGCGGGGATTTCAAATTCATCCGCCTCCCCCCGCAGGTAGCGTAAAAACCCTTCGAAGATTACAAATAGCCCCAATCCGCCGGCATCCACCACCCCAGCCTCACGTAGCACTGCCAAGAGGGAGGGCGTTCTGGCCACACTTTCCTTCGCCGCAGTAGTTGCTGCCTCTATAACATCACACAGGTTATTGCCATGAGAGACCGCCTGAGCCGCAGCGGAGGCCTCCCTGACCACGGTTAGGATGGTCCCCTCAACAGGATGGCTCACCGCTTTATATGCAAGAGAGGTACCCGCCAATAGTCCCGCTACCAGGTCGCCCCCTTCCAGACGTTCCTTCTCATCGAGCGTGGTAGCCAGCCCGCGCAGGATCTGGGAAAGGATTACCCCGCTATTGCCCCGTGCCCCCATCAGGGCGCCGTGGGCTATGGCGCGGACCACCGCAGAGGCACTCTCCCCGGTGGCGCCGGATGCCTCTTCCACTGCCGAGCGCATGGTGAGGAGCATATTGATGCCGGTATCGCCATCGGGTACGGGAAAGACGTTGAGGGAGTTTATCTGATCCGCGTTTCTCTCCAGCCACACCGTGGCAACACCAAACATCTCCACCAGGTCTTGCCCGCTACAGGAATCTATTACCCTCATCCCGTTCCTACTTGCTAAAGGAACCTATATATGGTATCCTTATTTGGTCAATTCTACTGCAAAATAATTGTTTGGTCAAAGGGTATGTGATGCCGGGGAAATGTGATATATGTGGCAAGACGCCTCAGTTCGGACATAATGTTAGCCACTCCAAGCGCCGTACCAATCGGCAGTGGAGCGTTAATAGCCAGAAGAAGTCGCTACTTATCAATGGGAAAAAGGTGCGGCTCAACATTTGCACCAGGTGCCTCAGGACTCAATATAAGCTAGCCGGTTAGCCCGGGAAGGCTCGCCCTGAGCCTGTCCATCGCCTCTTTAACGTTTTCCTGGCGGTTGAATATCGCCGAGCCCGCTACCAGTACCCGCGCACCCGCCTCAACCGCTCTGGGCGCTGTCTGGGCCGAGATACCCCCATCGACCTCGAGCTCGCAAGCCAACTCCCTCTCATCCAGGATATGCCTGAGGCTGGCGATCTTATCCAGGACCTCCTCCATGAAGGCCTGCCCGGCAAAGCCCGGGTTGACCGTCATCAGGAGCACCAGATCCAGGGCGGGAAGGATCTCATCGATCACGGCAAGCGGGGTCGCCGGCTTGATAGATACACCGGCCCTCACCCCAAGCCCCTTTATCGATTCCACCAGTTTACGGAGATCGGGGCAAACCTCGGCGTGCACGGTGATGATGTCCGCCCCGGCCCGGGCGAATTGCTCGAGCTGACGCTCCGGCCTCTCCACCATCAGGTGAACATCGAGGGGTAAATCTGTCCAGGGGCGAATCGCACCGACCACCGGAGGGCCGATGGTTATCTGGGGGACGAAGTGCCCGTCCATGACATCTACGTGGATGTAGTGAGCGCCCGCCGACGTTACCTCGGCGACCTGCTCGCCCAGGCGAGCGAAGTCGGCGGATAGGATGGAGGGGGCTATCTTAACCTCGCTACTACTCACCTTCGCCCTGGACAATCTTTCTAGCCCTGGCCAGTTGCTGCGTCACCTGTTCCCGCGCGGTACCGCCGAGGACATTGCGTGCCGCAATGGAGGCCTCAGTAGTGACGTTATACACGTCTTCCTCAAAGAGCGGCGAAAATTCCGTGTATTCACTTAAAGCCAAACCCGCGAAGCTCTTCCCCATATCCATAGCATATTGCACCAGCCTGCTCACTATACCGTGAGCCTCGCGGAAGGGCACTCCCTTAACCACCAGGTAGTCCGCCAGGTCAGTAGCGAGTGTGTATCCCTCCTCAGCAACGCCGCTGGCCCTATCGCCTCTGACCCTGATGGTAGCCACCATTCCAGAAAATACCTCGAGTGTAGACATCAAGGTGTCCACCGTATCGAACAGGCCCTCCTTGTCCTCCTGCATATCGCGGTTATAGGTCAGCGGAAGGGCCTTCATTATGGTCAGCATCGCCATCAGGTTACCGTAAACCCGGCCCGTCTTAGCTCGTGCCAGCTCAGCGATATCCGGGTTCTTCTTCTGCGGCATGATACTTGAGCCAGTGACGTAGCTATCGTCAAGCATTATGAAGCCAAACTCCGCCGAGGACCACAGGACTATCTCCTCAGCCAGGCGCGACAGGTGCATCATGGTCACTGCCGCCGCTGCCTGGAATTCGATGATGAAGTCGCGGTCAGAGACTGCGTCCATACTGTTCTGGCTTATCCGGCTAAAGCCCAGCTCCCTGGCCAGGAAATCGCGGTCTACCGGATAGGGCACACCGGCGAGCGCGCCGCTCCCCAGAGGCAAGACATCGGTGCGCTTAAGAGCGTCGCGGAACCGCTCTACATCGCGCTCCAGCATCTCGAAGTAGGCCAGCATGTGATGGGCGAAAAGCACCGGCTGCGCCCGCTGCAGGTGGGTATAGCCAGGCATGACGACATCTAAATTGGCATCCGCCAGATTTATTATGGCCTTCTGCAGATCGATAAGCCGTGTTATGGTCTGCGCGATGGCCTCTTTCAGGAAGAGGCGCATGTCGAGCGAGACCTGGTCATTTCGTGAGCGGGCAGTATGCAACTTTCGCCCTACATCCCCAATCTTATCGATCAATCGAGCCTCGATATTCATATGTATATCTTCCAGGTCATCGCGAAATTCGAAAGAGCCCTGCTCTATATCCTGGCGGATGGAGGTGAGCGCCATCGTGATAAGCTCGGCGTCCTTATCCGATATGATACCCTGCTTTGCCAGCATCCTGGCGTGGGCGATGGAGCCAGCGATGTCCTCTTTATACAGGCGCTTATCAAAGTGGATGGATGACGTATAATTTTGCACCGATTTATTGACCCCCTTACCGGTTATTGAACGACTATTTATCTTGAATCATGATGCTTCGCCCATTTAGCTATGTCACACCAACTTGATAAACTCATTCACTGATAATCCTGCCTTCTAGATAATAGCTCGCAGTGTTCCTCTGTCTAATTCCTTGTGGAGGGGGACAACTAATTGGCAAAATGGGTCATCTCGCCTGAGTGTCACATGACTACCTTCCTGCCTTTTAAAGTGGAACCCTGCTTTTCCCAAAGCTTTGATACACTTTTCACCCGATAAGACGGGAAGCTTACTCATACTACTACTACCGATACCTCGAACTTCTCTTCAGGTATGGGCAGTTTATCCTCTTCGAGGGAGTGGATATAGCAGTTTATAGCCTCTTTGATGTTTTTTAGTGCTTCCTCTTTCGTCTTCCCCTGGCTGATACAGCCGGGCAGGCTGGGACATTCAACTACCCAGTAACCATCCTCCCCTAGATATAAAATAACCTCTCGCATTTCTTCCCCTATCTAAGCCTGTTGCACAAAGCAGAAGCTTGAATAAATTCACCAACTAGGCTGTTAAAATCGCTATCATAATGGCATGATGGTTCCACTATTGGGCCTACGATAAGCTTTATAATAGGCCTAATTGTCCACTGTAATGAAGAGGGTCGTGTTTATGCAACAAGCTCTATCCATCCTATATTTGGCCAAATTCGTCCGGCTTAAAAGAGGATCCCCTCCTTCTCCATATTTCCCAAATTACGAATATCTGGCCTATTCTCCTTCACCAGGATAAATATGTCAATGTCTGAATCTTTATAGAAATCCCCTCTCGCCTCAGAGCCAAATATCGATACGGACAGCATTTCATCCCCCAGATTCTCTCCCAACTCCTTTATAAAAGAGCCCGCCATTTTCCTTTCAGTCTCGCTCAGGCAACCCCCATCCGTTTCCCACTATAGCACCCTACTTTTTCTTCAAGCCCATACAGCTCAACTCATATTCCCCTATTAATCCTTCATCAGCAAAGCTGAAGTATCTATTCTCACCTACTATTATATGGTCTAAGACCTTAATCTGCATAATACTGGCTGCGAAGACCAGATCCTGAGTTATCCCTTTGTCATCTTCACTGGGAGCAGGATTCCCCGCAGGATGGTTATGGGCAAATATCAGAGAAGCAGCATTATGCTTGATTGCACTCTTTATAACCTCGCGAGGGTAAATGGCGCTCAGGGTCAACGTTCCCTCAAAAAGGTCTTCCACTTCAATTACCTGATTCTGACTATTTAAGAAGAGAACCTTAAATTTCTCTTTCTTAAGGTCTCTCATCGAGTGATACAGGTAATCAAACACCTCTTTTGAAGAGCTACAAAATGTTTTATCCAGGAGTTGCTCCTTGAGGAACTCTCTGGCAACCTCCTGCACCAGCTTGATACCAAAAGCATTGTGAGGACCGATTCCAGCGATCTTCTGCAGCTCCTCCGAAGGGGCTTCCAGCACTCCTCTTAGGGTTTTGAACCTCTTTATCGCCTCCTTTGCCTGCTGCTTGCAATCCCTGCGAGGTGCCCCCAGCGTCAGCAGTAATTCGATGATCTCATAATCATTGAATCCGTTTAGACCAGATTTGATGAACTTTTCCCGTAATCTTTTTCTATGGCCCTCCCGTGATAATTGAGAAGCGTCAGCCTTTAGTGATTGCTGCATTTCTGGCTGCATAGTACCCCACCCCTACATGCTCCAGTAGATGGAGCCGGCGATATCCTCGTTATACAGGCGCTTACCGAAGTGGACGTATTCGTTATACTTTTACACAGATTTATCGATCCCTTTATTGAAACGGTCACGCATGGAAGTCATCTACCCTATCTCCGGCTGATCCACCCCCTGAACCCGGGCCTGGGTCTTCACCGGAAGTCCCCAGATGTGAATAAAGCCCACCGCGGCGCTCTGGTCAAACTCGTCGCCCTTATCATAGGTGGCCAGGCTGAAGCTGTAAAGCGACCTGGGCGATTTTCGCCCCACCACCGTCGCCTTCCCTTTACCAAGCTTCACCCGCACCGTGCCGGTGACGTGGCGCTGCGAGCTCTCCACGCAGGCTGCGAGGTCCTGGTGGAAAGCGGTAAACCACAGCCCATTATAAATAAGATCGGCATACTCCAGTGCCACCCTATCCTTGAAGCGCAGTTGCTCCCTGGAGAGGGTCATTGCCTCCAGAGCTTTATGAGCGGTAAGCAACACGGTTGCTGCCGGCGCCTCGTAGATCTCCCGCGACTTAATCCCCACCAGCCGATTCTCTACGTGGTCGATACGCCCCACGCCGTGCTCTCCGGCCAGCTCGTTAAGCTGCAGGATAAGTGATACGCCATCGAGGTTTTTTCCATCAAGGCTCACTGGCACCCCGCGCTCGAAACCGACCTCCACGTAGGCGGGCGTATCCGGCGAATCCTTCGGCGAGCGTGTCATTATATAGATCTCCTCCGGCGGCTCGTTCCACGGGTC is from Dehalococcoidia bacterium and encodes:
- a CDS encoding nucleotidyltransferase domain-containing protein, encoding MAGSFIKELGENLGDEMLSVSIFGSEARGDFYKDSDIDIFILVKENRPDIRNLGNMEKEGILF
- a CDS encoding DAK2 domain-containing protein gives rise to the protein MRVIDSCSGQDLVEMFGVATVWLERNADQINSLNVFPVPDGDTGINMLLTMRSAVEEASGATGESASAVVRAIAHGALMGARGNSGVILSQILRGLATTLDEKERLEGGDLVAGLLAGTSLAYKAVSHPVEGTILTVVREASAAAQAVSHGNNLCDVIEAATTAAKESVARTPSLLAVLREAGVVDAGGLGLFVIFEGFLRYLRGEADEFEIPAPVSAGQVGFSVPAAEQAYGYCTEFIIEGRDLNPNQIREQLEIIGQSVLVVEDENLVRAHVHTFDPGAALSYATSLGTLRQVNVQNIDEQHEEFTALGKPPQIEIATVAVASGNGIGEVFRSFGVTAVVSGGQTMNPSTEELLRVVESVPSDKVILLPNNPNIVLAAEQACNLSAKRVEIVPTETIPQGVAALLAFDKAEDLEANVAAMKEAIAEVRTVEVTTAVRAARFGDLAMKDGQAIAFLDGELVGVGDHIPQLVSEVLLQIDLSQCEVVTIYYGANTAGAEADGIAEALRRKYPHLEVEAIHGGQPHYNYILSVE
- a CDS encoding type II toxin-antitoxin system HicA family toxin; protein product: MSKLPVLSGEKCIKALGKAGFHFKRQEGSHVTLRRDDPFCQLVVPLHKELDRGTLRAII
- the argH gene encoding argininosuccinate lyase, giving the protein MNSRSITGKGVNKSVQNYTSSIHFDKRLYKEDIAGSIAHARMLAKQGIISDKDAELITMALTSIRQDIEQGSFEFRDDLEDIHMNIEARLIDKIGDVGRKLHTARSRNDQVSLDMRLFLKEAIAQTITRLIDLQKAIINLADANLDVVMPGYTHLQRAQPVLFAHHMLAYFEMLERDVERFRDALKRTDVLPLGSGALAGVPYPVDRDFLARELGFSRISQNSMDAVSDRDFIIEFQAAAAVTMMHLSRLAEEIVLWSSAEFGFIMLDDSYVTGSSIMPQKKNPDIAELARAKTGRVYGNLMAMLTIMKALPLTYNRDMQEDKEGLFDTVDTLMSTLEVFSGMVATIRVRGDRASGVAEEGYTLATDLADYLVVKGVPFREAHGIVSRLVQYAMDMGKSFAGLALSEYTEFSPLFEEDVYNVTTEASIAARNVLGGTAREQVTQQLARARKIVQGEGE
- a CDS encoding DUF3800 domain-containing protein; translated protein: MTERFQFYLQAQEDRKGLIIADFPGSGKEEKKLLQDYYQLLEKGTKYVKPSNIVMNLLTTESHLNPALQVADLVVGITTGMCTPQRNYALPYWDIVKRNLHRSQNGEVMGCGLKVFPNEIIREIHATLFPEEVEDLEESYEEYIERMRHIYSVLMSEDELDIYFPRP
- the argS gene encoding arginine--tRNA ligase, which produces MIKDKLAMLLEKAALEAQRSNLLPPIAMPEIVLERPQNPEHGDYASTLPLKLARAAGMDPLIIARNLAGLIQCPPQCESIEVVPPGFINFSLRSDWLTTQVEAILNTGEWYGNIDLGKGVRVQLEFVSVNPTGPLHVGHGRGAILGSALANVLASSGYEVVKEYYINDAGSQMDAFYQSLYARYQQALGRDAPMPAEGYFGDYMVDIAREIIEEEGERFLDKPAELGERGAAKVIAAIASDLGRLGVTFDEWFSEKSLFEHGQYRRARSIIEEKGYTVEKEGAIWFSSTALGEDKDNVLVRSDGSPTYFASDLAYHYNKFIERGFNRVIDIWGADHQGHVSRMRAVIAALGVDPQRLQVIISQMVTLKRGDVVLKVSKRTGEMITLRELVDEVGVDACRFFFLSRSADSQMDFDLELAKRQSADNPVYYVQYAHARISSILRLAEERGIDYSGGDVSLLTSDPELALIRKMLQLPEVMELVATTLEPQHLPYYAMDVATVFHNFYEKCRVVSDDEALTGARLKLVEAARIVLARTLSLMGMSAPQQM
- a CDS encoding type II toxin-antitoxin system HicB family antitoxin, yielding MREVILYLGEDGYWVVECPSLPGCISQGKTKEEALKNIKEAINCYIHSLEEDKLPIPEEKFEVSVVVV
- the rpe gene encoding ribulose-phosphate 3-epimerase, which produces MSSSEVKIAPSILSADFARLGEQVAEVTSAGAHYIHVDVMDGHFVPQITIGPPVVGAIRPWTDLPLDVHLMVERPERQLEQFARAGADIITVHAEVCPDLRKLVESIKGLGVRAGVSIKPATPLAVIDEILPALDLVLLMTVNPGFAGQAFMEEVLDKIASLRHILDERELACELEVDGGISAQTAPRAVEAGARVLVAGSAIFNRQENVKEAMDRLRASLPGLTG
- the rpmB gene encoding 50S ribosomal protein L28, with protein sequence MPGKCDICGKTPQFGHNVSHSKRRTNRQWSVNSQKKSLLINGKKVRLNICTRCLRTQYKLAG
- the recG gene encoding ATP-dependent DNA helicase RecG — translated: MELATLRKILELERKKGYGDGAVSGGLDRYLERSAGELPRQLLSSSYASLDTGQRAEWVSSVLRWLDGNQDEGPGEPAPGVKIAEADPGLDAPITTIRGLSVKLMPRFRRLGVQTVRDMLYFFPRRHIDYSKRETIAELRVGEEQTVVAAVWQAREALIGGRRSTEAIVGDESGNMRVVWFNQPYLAKNLRTNSQLVLSGKVSLYKGVKVFQSPEYELLVSEDLTHTGRLIPLYPLTEGLSPRVVRRLVKETVELWAPRLPDFLPRDVRRRAKLLELPQAIKQAHYPESEQHKHRARRRLAFDELFLIQLGVLSSRRGWQEGGAAPQIEPADGILEAFMSSLPYALTGAQKRALGEILADLAEARPMSRLLQGEVGSGKTVVAIAALLATVASSNQGAFMAPTEILAEQHFAYISALLAQAGHEEEVAGGLRKFTSLLPCPITLGLLIGSMKQSEKKAVHRAISEGKVDIVIGTHALIQQGVDFERLGLAIVDEQHRFGVMQRTALRQKGPTPHLLVMTATPIPRSLALTLYGDLDLSVIDELPQGRQVIKTRCLEPEEREKAYRFLHKEIAEGRQAFIICPLVAESDYIEARAAISEYERLSGEVFPDLRLGLVHGRLKAEEKEGVMRRFRQGELDILVATPVVEVGIDVPNATVMLIESADRFGLAQLHQFRGRVGRGEQQSYCILVAESPSPEGRERMSLLERVQDGFALAEKDLELRGPGEFFGTRQSGLPDLKMAKLSDMKLLELVRSEAIGLFKRDPDLSRKEHRLLKGEVARLWGDGNGMGEA